The following coding sequences are from one Veillonella rodentium window:
- a CDS encoding segregation and condensation protein A, with protein sequence MGDYNYKLDVFEGPLDLLLHLIEKHKIDITDIPIVEITSQYLEYLDNWNHFDIYYSSEFLVMASTLLQIKSRMLLPKAEPEPDEAEDPRDELVAKLVEFKKIKDFTALLMERTSTSSDCFSRPEETSVLGLDNVYNFELSQLYQIFYQTLKRAREISDEESLHEVKVEKDIYSLEDMILSLSSRIRRGESLYFRELLIAIETKSGMVTIFMAVLELLKQQVMEMRSEGEDIIFTATVGQNL encoded by the coding sequence ATGGGCGATTATAATTACAAGCTGGACGTTTTCGAAGGTCCTCTTGATTTGCTGTTGCATCTTATCGAAAAACATAAAATAGATATCACCGATATTCCTATCGTGGAGATTACGAGCCAATACTTGGAGTATCTGGATAATTGGAACCATTTTGATATTTATTACAGCAGTGAATTCCTCGTTATGGCATCCACATTATTGCAAATTAAATCACGAATGCTGCTTCCCAAGGCGGAACCGGAACCGGACGAAGCGGAAGATCCTCGGGATGAGCTGGTGGCTAAGTTAGTGGAGTTTAAAAAGATTAAAGACTTCACGGCTCTACTTATGGAACGTACGTCCACATCTTCCGACTGTTTTAGCCGTCCCGAAGAAACCAGTGTGCTGGGATTAGATAATGTTTATAATTTTGAACTTTCACAGCTGTATCAGATCTTTTATCAGACATTGAAACGTGCAAGGGAAATATCTGATGAAGAATCTTTACATGAAGTTAAAGTGGAAAAGGATATATATAGTTTAGAGGATATGATTTTGTCTCTGTCCAGCCGTATTCGCCGTGGTGAAAGCCTTTATTTTAGAGAATTACTCATAGCTATTGAGACGAAGAGCGGTATGGTTACAATATTCATGGCCGTCTTGGAGTTACTTAAACAGCAAGTGATGGAAATGCGGAGCGAAGGTGAAGATATTATCTTTACAGCAACCGTAGGACAAAATTTGTAG
- the scpB gene encoding SMC-Scp complex subunit ScpB — protein MSLPTKHLEAVLFSAAKPISLDMLADVFELSEQEIADYIESLQSELELNDRGIRVRVSGAGVELVSVSESAPYVGHIRKREDKLSNAAMETLAVIAYKQPITKAEIEEVRGVNSDKIIKQLLTRSLIAELGHKDTVGRPILYGTTDEFLRSAGVESIDALHQEVSETEG, from the coding sequence ATGTCGTTACCGACAAAGCATTTAGAGGCTGTTTTATTTTCTGCTGCGAAACCGATATCTCTGGATATGTTGGCGGATGTTTTCGAGCTTTCAGAACAGGAAATAGCTGATTATATTGAATCATTACAATCTGAATTGGAATTGAATGATCGGGGGATACGTGTTCGTGTATCCGGTGCCGGTGTAGAATTGGTGAGTGTCAGTGAATCAGCGCCATATGTGGGACATATCCGCAAGCGGGAAGATAAATTATCGAATGCAGCAATGGAAACATTGGCTGTTATCGCTTATAAGCAGCCTATTACAAAGGCGGAAATTGAAGAAGTCCGCGGGGTTAATAGCGATAAAATTATCAAACAGTTGCTTACCAGATCTCTCATTGCTGAACTGGGACATAAGGATACGGTAGGACGACCAATTTTATATGGCACGACGGATGAGTTTTTGCGCAGTGCCGGTGTCGAATCGATAGATGCACTGCATCAGGAAGTATCGGAAACAGAAGGGTAA
- a CDS encoding pseudouridine synthase, whose amino-acid sequence MERLQKYIASCGIASRRKAEALIAEGHVQVNGRKVTELGVKIDPQKDRVKVDGQLLAQEKPVYYLLNKPKGVITSVSDPQGRETVLDYIKNESKRIYPVGRLDLYTEGLLLLTNDGELAQNLTHPSKGVEKTYEVRIKGRVRDEDLQIIANGVNLEDGMTAPATIIDLGFDDHNGIHEVEITIHEGKNRQVRRMFEHFGYRIHNLKRIAYGGLTLGGVKRGGSRELTPREVKALKALGSDKK is encoded by the coding sequence ATGGAACGATTACAGAAATATATTGCCAGTTGTGGTATTGCATCACGACGTAAGGCGGAGGCATTGATTGCTGAAGGTCATGTTCAGGTTAATGGCCGTAAAGTAACGGAGCTAGGCGTAAAAATCGATCCGCAAAAGGATCGCGTTAAAGTAGATGGTCAATTATTGGCACAAGAAAAACCGGTATATTATTTATTGAATAAGCCTAAAGGGGTCATCACATCCGTATCGGATCCGCAGGGGAGAGAAACCGTGTTGGATTATATAAAAAATGAATCGAAACGTATTTATCCTGTAGGTCGTCTCGATTTATATACGGAGGGATTATTATTGCTCACCAATGATGGAGAGTTGGCGCAGAATTTGACACATCCTTCAAAAGGTGTAGAAAAAACATACGAAGTTCGCATCAAAGGTCGAGTACGGGATGAAGATTTACAAATCATTGCGAACGGTGTCAATCTTGAAGACGGTATGACAGCACCGGCTACGATTATAGATCTTGGTTTTGACGATCATAACGGGATTCATGAGGTGGAGATTACAATTCACGAAGGAAAGAACCGTCAGGTACGACGCATGTTTGAGCATTTCGGATATCGCATTCACAATTTAAAGCGCATCGCTTACGGGGGGCTTACGTTAGGCGGTGTAAAGAGAGGCGGTTCGCGGGAGTTGACGCCTCGCGAGGTGAAAGCTTTAAAAGCGTTGGGGTCTGATAAGAAATGA
- a CDS encoding NAD(P)/FAD-dependent oxidoreductase has product MKQIIVIGGGAAGLMAAVIAGREGARVILLEKMNMVGKKMGITGKGRCNITNNADMVEFIKNTPGNGKFLYSAYERFSNEDLLELLHSWGLKTKVERGGRVFPESDSALDVRDTFMKVLKKYHVQVRLNESVREITVQDGRVIGVRTDKERYACDAAILCTGGASYPLTGSTGDGYILAERIGHTVTDIRPSLVPIVTGETWVKDIMGLSLRNVEVSVISKNKVQAKQFGEMMFTHFGITGPTILSLSHTVGKLLRKKNPQISIEINLKPALTTDVLDKRVQKDFDLYSKKQLTNGMKDLLPQNLIPVVIRLAELDPVKPVNQITREERQRLCHVLQHMTLTVKGLRPVEEAIVTAGGLSLKEFNPKTLESKLIQGVYGAGEVLDIDAFTGGYNLQAAFSTGYVAAMHAVHGDEE; this is encoded by the coding sequence ATGAAGCAGATCATCGTTATTGGAGGCGGCGCAGCAGGATTGATGGCGGCGGTTATCGCCGGTCGTGAAGGTGCTCGTGTCATACTGTTAGAAAAAATGAATATGGTCGGTAAGAAAATGGGAATTACCGGTAAGGGTCGTTGTAATATCACTAATAATGCGGATATGGTTGAATTTATAAAGAATACACCGGGAAACGGTAAGTTTTTATACAGCGCCTATGAGCGTTTCAGTAATGAAGATTTATTGGAGTTATTACATAGTTGGGGTCTTAAGACAAAAGTTGAACGCGGCGGTCGCGTCTTTCCCGAGTCAGATTCTGCTTTGGACGTACGCGATACGTTTATGAAAGTTCTTAAAAAGTATCATGTTCAGGTTCGACTAAATGAATCCGTAAGAGAAATTACGGTTCAGGATGGACGTGTTATAGGTGTGCGAACCGATAAAGAACGATACGCATGTGATGCGGCTATTTTATGTACAGGCGGTGCTTCCTATCCGTTGACGGGTTCTACCGGCGACGGTTATATACTGGCGGAACGAATCGGGCATACGGTAACAGATATCAGACCTTCTTTGGTACCGATTGTGACTGGTGAAACATGGGTTAAGGATATCATGGGCCTCAGTTTGCGTAATGTAGAGGTATCGGTTATCTCGAAAAATAAGGTACAGGCAAAGCAGTTTGGAGAAATGATGTTTACTCATTTCGGTATTACGGGGCCGACGATTTTGTCACTCAGTCATACGGTGGGAAAATTATTGCGCAAAAAGAATCCTCAAATTTCTATAGAGATTAATTTAAAGCCCGCTTTGACAACGGATGTATTGGATAAGCGTGTACAAAAAGATTTTGATTTATATTCAAAGAAGCAATTAACGAATGGTATGAAGGATTTGTTGCCGCAAAATCTAATACCTGTTGTTATACGCTTAGCAGAATTAGATCCTGTAAAGCCCGTTAATCAAATTACAAGGGAAGAACGTCAACGGCTATGTCATGTGTTACAACATATGACATTGACCGTAAAAGGGCTTCGCCCCGTGGAGGAGGCCATCGTTACAGCAGGCGGACTATCATTAAAAGAATTTAATCCTAAAACGCTGGAGTCTAAATTGATTCAAGGGGTATATGGTGCCGGTGAAGTGCTTGATATCGATGCTTTCACGGGCGGATATAATTTACAGGCTGCCTTTTCTACGGGCTATGTAGCGGCTATGCACGCTGTTCATGGAGATGAAGAATAG
- the cmk gene encoding (d)CMP kinase, with the protein MSSKKIAVAIDGPAGAGKSSISKVVAKQLGYLYIDTGAMYRSVTWAVLHDDIDPTDQAAVETILPTLELTMEPGNDACKVFVRGQEVTGFIRTPQVNNAVSEVASHKGVRQYLVERQRLLADEGGVILDGRDIGSVVLPDAELKIYLTASVKARAKRRWLEVQGTPNEQSLDEITKNVERRDEMDKNREESPLVCVDDAVVIDSSDMTFDETVNRILQLVQEIINHE; encoded by the coding sequence ATGAGTTCGAAAAAAATTGCTGTTGCCATTGACGGTCCTGCAGGGGCCGGTAAAAGTAGTATTTCAAAAGTTGTAGCGAAGCAACTGGGATACTTATATATAGATACGGGCGCCATGTATCGCTCCGTTACGTGGGCTGTTTTACATGATGATATAGATCCTACTGATCAGGCGGCGGTGGAGACCATCCTTCCAACTCTGGAGTTAACGATGGAACCGGGTAATGATGCCTGTAAGGTGTTTGTACGCGGCCAAGAGGTGACCGGCTTTATCCGTACGCCTCAAGTAAACAATGCCGTTTCAGAAGTCGCTTCCCATAAAGGGGTACGCCAATATCTGGTAGAACGTCAACGTCTTTTGGCCGATGAAGGGGGCGTCATCCTTGACGGCCGTGATATCGGTTCCGTAGTCTTACCTGATGCGGAATTAAAAATATATCTAACTGCTTCTGTGAAAGCACGTGCGAAACGCAGATGGCTTGAAGTGCAAGGAACACCGAATGAACAATCTTTGGATGAGATAACTAAGAACGTAGAGCGCCGGGACGAGATGGATAAGAATCGTGAGGAATCTCCATTAGTATGTGTCGACGATGCGGTGGTAATAGACTCAAGCGATATGACTTTTGATGAAACGGTGAATCGTATATTGCAGTTGGTACAGGAGATAATTAATCATGAATAG
- a CDS encoding lysophospholipid acyltransferase family protein: MNRFSTWLWRTAFWLRYKVGYGLKVYGRDNFPMEGPVIVVPNHMSNNDPCIVGYALPRHVHFMAKQELFVNPISRFLCTWLGAFPLNRGAIDKVAIRHALGLLKANKVLGIFAEGNRQKSGKLGRFHDGAASIALRTGIGIVPVAIIGSHNMQRGKVACIIGEQISVEKAKPTPEAIQEVNDRVKSEIQRMIDSYHDNSIQEILWK, from the coding sequence ATGAATAGATTTTCCACCTGGCTATGGCGTACTGCTTTTTGGTTACGCTATAAAGTCGGATACGGGTTAAAAGTTTATGGACGCGATAATTTTCCTATGGAAGGGCCAGTTATCGTTGTGCCGAATCACATGAGTAATAATGATCCGTGTATAGTCGGATATGCATTACCAAGGCATGTGCATTTTATGGCCAAACAGGAATTGTTTGTAAATCCGATTTCAAGATTCCTTTGTACCTGGCTTGGTGCATTTCCTTTGAATCGTGGTGCTATTGATAAGGTTGCTATTCGACATGCGTTAGGATTACTGAAAGCGAATAAGGTCCTCGGCATTTTTGCGGAAGGAAATCGACAGAAAAGCGGTAAACTGGGCAGATTTCATGACGGAGCGGCTTCTATCGCTCTACGCACCGGTATAGGTATCGTTCCGGTAGCTATTATCGGATCGCATAATATGCAACGGGGAAAGGTAGCGTGTATTATTGGAGAACAGATTTCAGTAGAAAAAGCAAAACCGACACCTGAGGCTATTCAAGAAGTAAATGATCGTGTAAAAAGTGAAATTCAACGCATGATAGATTCATATCACGATAATTCTATTCAGGAGATACTATGGAAATAA
- a CDS encoding bifunctional 4-hydroxy-3-methylbut-2-enyl diphosphate reductase/30S ribosomal protein S1 gives MEIILAENHGFCYGVKRAVEMADDAANHCGKSYTLGPIIHNPQVVGRLERRGVSPVQAVSDIEEGTMIIRSHGVGPAVYDEAEEKGLNVVDATCPYVKKAQQDAKSVIEDGMTLVILGEKNHPEVKSINLWADNKGIIIEDEKSAEKLQIVEKMGVVVQTTFSQFKFNSIIDILEKKSKNLKVFKTICNATQERQNSAVELARSVDLMIVIGGKNSGNTNRLAEVCRDVGCITYHIETSTELQLEWFDRVQTVGVTAGASTPDWIIKEVIETMKDFAELLAAEGQEEFKKGNVVEGTVVQVEDERAYVSFGYKTEAILNRTEISYPAPESAKDVLKNGDEIKAVIMNHIKEDNPIYLSMTRLAKDEDWQYVIEAQEKDETILCKGIDAIPAGLVVTVKSLRGFIPLSQGDVHFVKSLDNLVGTEFEAKVLEIDEKKNRLVLSRRAVLEVERQAKLAEALKNITVGENYTGVVRKIMPYGAFVDIGGIEGLLHISDISWQKIKKVEDVLSVGQEIEVKLQSFDAESNKLSLSLKALTKSPWDVAEETLHVGDIITGKVVRLVAYGAFVAVNDDIQGLLHISQITKQRNAKVEDYLNRGQEVEVKIISLNKDEKKLGLALTELMEAKETAEDAE, from the coding sequence ATGGAAATAATTTTGGCGGAAAATCACGGCTTTTGTTATGGTGTAAAACGGGCCGTTGAAATGGCGGATGATGCGGCTAATCATTGTGGAAAGAGTTATACATTAGGCCCTATTATTCATAACCCTCAAGTTGTGGGCCGCCTTGAAAGAAGAGGTGTCAGTCCCGTTCAGGCTGTATCGGATATCGAAGAGGGAACTATGATTATCCGCTCCCACGGTGTGGGGCCAGCTGTCTATGATGAAGCCGAGGAAAAAGGACTTAATGTTGTAGATGCTACGTGTCCATATGTAAAAAAAGCACAACAGGATGCGAAATCCGTCATTGAAGATGGAATGACTTTAGTGATTTTAGGTGAAAAGAACCATCCTGAGGTCAAAAGTATTAATTTATGGGCAGATAATAAAGGAATAATCATCGAAGATGAAAAATCCGCTGAAAAACTACAAATTGTGGAAAAAATGGGCGTTGTTGTACAAACAACCTTTTCACAATTTAAATTTAACAGTATAATAGACATATTAGAGAAAAAATCTAAGAATCTTAAGGTTTTCAAAACGATTTGTAATGCAACGCAAGAACGACAGAACTCTGCTGTTGAATTAGCTCGTAGTGTTGATCTTATGATTGTGATAGGCGGTAAGAATAGCGGTAACACAAACCGATTGGCAGAGGTATGTCGTGACGTTGGATGTATAACCTATCACATTGAAACCTCTACTGAATTACAACTGGAATGGTTTGACCGAGTACAGACGGTAGGGGTAACAGCAGGAGCATCGACTCCCGACTGGATTATTAAGGAGGTCATTGAGACAATGAAAGATTTTGCAGAATTATTAGCAGCAGAAGGTCAAGAAGAATTTAAGAAAGGGAATGTTGTAGAAGGTACAGTTGTTCAAGTTGAAGATGAACGTGCATATGTATCTTTTGGCTATAAAACAGAAGCCATTTTGAATAGAACTGAAATTTCTTATCCGGCACCAGAATCTGCCAAAGATGTGTTAAAGAATGGTGATGAAATTAAAGCAGTTATCATGAATCACATCAAAGAAGATAATCCTATTTATCTTTCCATGACTCGCTTGGCTAAAGATGAAGATTGGCAATACGTTATCGAAGCACAAGAAAAAGATGAAACTATCTTATGTAAAGGTATTGATGCTATTCCAGCAGGCTTGGTAGTAACTGTTAAATCCCTTCGTGGTTTTATTCCATTGTCCCAAGGTGATGTTCACTTTGTAAAATCTTTGGATAACTTGGTTGGCACAGAATTCGAAGCTAAAGTACTTGAAATCGATGAAAAGAAAAACCGTTTGGTTCTTTCCCGTCGTGCCGTATTGGAAGTAGAACGTCAAGCTAAATTAGCCGAAGCCTTGAAAAATATCACCGTTGGTGAAAACTATACAGGTGTTGTTCGCAAAATTATGCCTTATGGTGCTTTCGTAGATATCGGCGGTATTGAGGGTTTACTTCATATTTCCGACATCTCTTGGCAAAAAATCAAAAAAGTGGAAGATGTTCTTTCCGTTGGACAAGAAATCGAAGTTAAATTACAATCCTTTGATGCTGAAAGCAATAAATTATCCCTGTCCTTGAAAGCTTTGACTAAGAGCCCATGGGACGTGGCGGAAGAAACATTGCATGTAGGCGATATTATTACAGGTAAAGTTGTTCGTTTGGTTGCTTACGGTGCATTCGTGGCAGTTAACGACGACATTCAAGGTTTACTTCATATCTCTCAAATCACGAAACAACGTAATGCGAAAGTTGAAGATTACTTGAATCGTGGTCAAGAAGTTGAAGTTAAAATCATTTCTCTTAATAAAGATGAAAAGAAATTGGGCTTGGCATTGACTGAATTAATGGAAGCAAAAGAAACTGCAGAAGACGCTGAATAA
- the der gene encoding ribosome biogenesis GTPase Der → MAKPLVAVVGRPNVGKSTLFNAIVNKRISIVEDIPGVTRDRIYFDAEWLNREFTMIDTGGIEFVTENSHVIPKMMRLQAELAIEEADVILFVVDGKQGIVPADEEVANILRASGKPVVLVVNKIDSVNQEPNIYEFYNLGLGDPIGISAKNLMNLGDLLDDTVKHFPPVGTNVDDEDTIHVAVIGRPNVGKSSLTNALLGQERVIVSDVAGTTRDSIDTHWTHDGQKFVLIDTAGMRRKAKIEEAVERYSIVRSLRSVDRSDIVVLVLDAQDGVTEQDKKIAGYAYEAGKGVVIVVNKWDLVEKDDKTTLRFTEDIYDELGFLQFAPILFASALTKQRIHRLADMLKFVSEQQYRRVSTGTLNQLLQDAQTVNPVPSRNGRIPKIYYMTQASVKPPTFILFVNEPELIHFSYMRFLENRLRESFGFEGTPIRLILRGKKRDDEE, encoded by the coding sequence ATGGCAAAACCATTAGTGGCCGTCGTAGGTCGTCCAAATGTAGGTAAATCTACACTTTTTAATGCCATTGTTAATAAACGTATTTCCATCGTAGAAGATATTCCCGGTGTAACACGGGATCGTATTTACTTTGACGCGGAATGGTTAAATCGTGAATTCACGATGATTGATACAGGTGGTATTGAATTTGTAACAGAAAATAGTCATGTAATTCCTAAGATGATGCGCTTGCAGGCAGAGCTCGCTATTGAAGAGGCGGATGTTATTCTTTTCGTAGTGGATGGCAAACAGGGCATTGTTCCTGCTGATGAAGAGGTTGCCAATATTCTTAGAGCCAGCGGAAAACCTGTTGTGCTTGTAGTTAATAAGATTGACAGTGTAAATCAGGAACCGAATATTTATGAATTTTATAATCTCGGCCTAGGTGACCCTATCGGCATTTCGGCAAAGAACTTGATGAATCTCGGTGATTTATTGGATGATACGGTAAAACACTTCCCTCCGGTCGGTACGAATGTAGATGATGAGGACACCATTCATGTTGCCGTTATCGGCCGACCGAATGTGGGAAAATCCTCATTGACGAATGCGTTGCTTGGTCAAGAGCGGGTGATTGTATCAGATGTGGCAGGAACTACACGAGATTCTATCGATACGCATTGGACTCATGATGGACAGAAATTCGTTCTTATCGATACGGCCGGTATGAGGAGGAAAGCTAAAATTGAGGAAGCTGTTGAGCGGTACAGTATTGTTCGCTCATTACGTTCGGTGGATCGCTCTGATATTGTAGTGCTTGTTCTCGATGCTCAGGATGGAGTGACGGAGCAGGATAAAAAAATTGCCGGATATGCTTATGAAGCCGGTAAAGGTGTTGTTATCGTTGTTAATAAGTGGGATCTTGTAGAAAAAGATGATAAAACCACATTGCGTTTTACCGAAGATATTTACGACGAACTGGGGTTTTTACAATTTGCTCCGATACTATTTGCATCGGCCTTGACAAAACAACGCATTCATCGATTGGCGGATATGTTGAAATTCGTTTCCGAACAACAATATCGTCGTGTATCGACAGGTACGTTAAATCAATTGTTGCAAGATGCGCAAACCGTCAACCCTGTGCCATCCCGTAATGGTCGTATTCCTAAAATTTACTATATGACACAGGCCAGTGTTAAACCGCCCACATTTATTCTATTTGTAAATGAACCGGAGTTGATTCACTTCTCATATATGCGATTCCTAGAAAATCGATTGCGAGAGTCCTTCGGCTTTGAAGGAACACCGATTCGCTTGATATTACGCGGTAAAAAACGGGATGATGAAGAATGA